The genomic stretch TGCGATAGTAAGGACGGAGCTAGCTTTGAATTTAGGAGGAACCCAAGGCCAAAAAATTTTTGTGGATGAatcaattgacaaaaaataccttaaattattatttttttaccttaattttttttttcttgtaatttggcgGGGACCAGGGCCACTGTTGGTCCCCCCCTAAATTTGTCTCTGCAGCAATACGACTGCCATATAACTTGATGATGTGACACTGAAAATCAACCCTTAAATtagcacttgtaaaaaaaaaaaaaaaaaactaattattagTTCGATGTCATCTGAATTGTTAGgctaattaaatataattgcTCATGTCATATTCAATGATGCATGTCACTTTAATCTAAACTCGATTGCATCTCTAATTTATAATAGTATACCTTATTTCAAAACGACTCACAAATACATGACCTTATTTCATTATGATCagaaaaaacatatatgattgcatatatatatatatattgattgcatatatatattattattgtttataCATGTTTATTAAATTGTAATGAAAACGCTTATGTACATAAATTATTACCTAGTTATTCGCAAAAGATTTAAATGGGATGTGCATCTTGATCGAGCTATATATTGCACTGTAAAACGAAGCATATATTGACGCAAATTGTTTGTGTTTGGGCAGTTTTGTGCAAAATAGAAGAGACAAATGGTGCTTCCCAGGACTACTGTGACGAGAAGAACACACAGTATCCGTGCAACCCAGCCAAAAAATACTATGGTCGTGGACCACTTCAGCTAACCTGGAATTACAACTACGGAGCAGCCGGAAATAGCATCGGATTCGATGGATTAGGCGCTCCTGAAACCGTGGCTACAGACGCTGTTGTTTCGTTTAAGACAGCGTTGTGGTTTTGGATGACCAATGTTCACTCGGTTATAGGCCAAGGTTTTGGGGCAACAACTCGGGCGATTAATGGTGCAGTTGAATGTGATGGTAAAAAGCCTGATCTTGTGCAAGCTCGTATCAACTATTACACTCAATACTGTAACCAATTCGGTGTTGCTCCTGGTGATAATCTCAGTTGCTAGGATGCTTAACCTCTCTTTAATTTCTTGGatacaaagaaataaagaagGTCAAATAACTTAGGTGAAAGAGAACTATCTCTTCTTGTATTGCCCATAGTCTCTATGAGCATTTGATGGCCtcataaataaaggaaataaagagTATTCTCATTTGCTTTTATTCCGCAGTGTTTGCAAATTTCTATGGTCAACTATCAATTTTAGCTCCCTAAAgtctttggttttctttatatatagatCGTTTCTGAACAATGTGAGAGAGCTTGCATGGGCTATCTATCCGAGTAAGTGATTAAGCAACTCAAGATTTATTTGGGTAAATAGGTTTTTACAATTTGAGCAGCAAATTGCTTGAGATCTCAATCTTCATTacatagctatatatatatatatatcctccaTGACAAAGGGCTTGCCAAGTAAGATAGAGATTTCTTCCTATTAGACTTTTTGACTTTCACAAAAGTTTAAGTAGCCTAAAAGAAAGGTTGTGGAAATCATTCCCCAACCTGAGATAGAGAGAGCGTACACAAGCCATTTGGGTCGCTAGTGGGCACTCACTGGGATGTCAAGAATGGgataatcccatgagggtcgccaccGAGAATGCTGGGTACCAAAAGGGAGTGATTGTGGCATCCCACATCGCCTACTGTTGCAGATCGGGTCGCTCAAGAATTAAGATAGAAGCGTCCATTTACAATGGCGTTCGGACGGCCGTCCGAACCTGCAATTCTAGAAGGCTAGCAGCAGATCCCATTCGGAGTCCCGTCCGAACGGCTTatgtttctttatgttttttttcgtGGCCGTCCGGACGCCCATATGTCCCATCCGGACGGGCACcgtcaattttatttattttctagccaactttatcttgttattttattagggttggggttttgagagtctttatttcgttattttattacgtttagggttttgagagtatttatgtcatattttattaggtttagggttttagactataaatatatgcttatagccccTAGAGAAAAGGGAGTTTAtgttaattattgatttttattaatgagaatcagtcatagttgagtttattcttctttttccttcaaaacctagagagtatctagcttttcaaGAATAATTCTCAGATCAACGATATattcaagatctagaattacctATCTActactttattgttgttctttgcTGCAAACTACCAAGTCAGGCTATAtcacttggtatcagagctcaagtactttccatgaatgggagGGAGCAACCGTTGTGCAGACATGGACGAGGTGCACGTGCGCACGAAGACAgaacgtaaggagcaaccggcaaTTCGCTTGAGGCACATGAGTGGTAGGCTGAACAGTTGTCatcgccaaccaagaccgcaATTCgcggaggcggaaggcaaatccGTCACTGAACGTTGGCAACACACGGAGGATCGACtcagggctatgagggatcaaattgaagacctaaCTACCCAAGTATCCGACTGgtgtggtcaacatgggaatGGATCCGAAAACCATTTTGCGGAGCGCGGAATGCACGGACGTCAGCACcatgcgcaagctcatgccaatagGTGGGTAAACGGGTTTGAACTCAATATTTCGGAATTCTACGGGGATCTACAACTAGAAgaatttctggattgggtgttggctATTGAATAGGTTCTTGACTTTAAAAGGGTACCCAATGAACGACGAGTTTCTTTGGTGGTACACACATTCTGGAGAAGAATTGCTACatggtggcaacaactgaagcAAAAAATAGGATATGgcaaggcaaattgaagatcaataattgagagaaactattgaaatacaTGCGAGTCGCCTTCTTGCCCCATAAGTATACCATGGgccaaaatcaaaaaattggagacaatggtctatggctgtgacaagaaaaatagaaaattcctacaaaaataaaaataaaaataaataacatgttCTTGCATTCTATGCGTACAATAGACAACCAAAAAacttatacattgttcaaaagtcgTAAACAcgcatattaaatcatttgatgaatccatccgttaaaagaatcacaacaaatatttaattgagatcaaagcATCTACTGTATCCGTAGAtaacaatggatattagtctcaatccaatcattcgatgtacccccggacgaaacacaacgaatataaaatttagcacgaataaaagaacaacattcaatcaaatgaaattaatcaaacaattgaattgactttgaacaacaatttaattaaaaatcacattgtatacataaaacgacaagaacatgaatgtttatcaatgatgAGGCTTCGTCTTCAACCGTAGTTGAaagttttagcctctcatgataacaaaaatcataaaaaatgaaTTGACATAATGAAAAAacgtaaaacttacaataaaattggagttcaaagctccaaaaaccaagaaaacacaaattttgacaaaatgcGTAGCGCATCTCCGtatgtttacaatagaaaagaatgatatgtataagctaattttagaaTTTCAGCGCTGCGAAGTTGGCTGAGTGCACTCGTGCATCACTTTCCATTTTGGATGGGCGcatgtgcactcgatcacactaaatgtgcgctcaatcgcacttccatcggaattagccaaatctaacatgactttgtagatctctgagttagcttttcaatgacaccaagatcacttcaattcgagctctacaactctagatatggcatTTTTAGTGTGACTCGTTGGGTGCGAATAATccctcgatccaaatttgctgccaatgttCCCcaaagtgtcttaagccccaaaATTGATGGAATGAgttacatttttccctttaaagacGCATTTttccttagcaacctacaacactaaaacaccaaaactaaccaaaacatcagaaaataataaagctaaaggcttagcaaatgcaaatgaaagggtccaaatatgcaatatttgtgACTGATCAAAtgcccccaaacttacattttgctagtcccttagcaaaacaaaatcaaaaaatgaaatataaattcgCTGctgtgggagagacgattgcatttagtgtatgcaacaagccttttaaacccctaagcatccctagaggacgagtgaagtctcgtaagggtttaataggaatgatacccactAACATTTTTTAGCACTATGTCGTTGACAAACACAAATTTTCACACAAATACATGGTTCTTACATCATGTACAGGTTTAACAaagtgaacaccacaatcacattatcaagtcaaccacaaatcattcaactcaaagatgaaaatttttgagacaACATATGTTCTAATAAGTGCAATGCGAGACaaacatacaatcatgaggcttcaatttttctcaaagttagGTGTACCTCAAAAGTCATATAAATTCACTCAGATGAACACAACCCATGCTTAAATCAAGGCATGCATTTTCTTgtgtaggttgtgcaatgctcggctcccttaagctttctaattgacctatgtaacgagtgttgggccagtgaatcccaaaccaaatggttttagggcttTAGATGTAgaaatacccctaagggcttaattactcaaatCAACAAGGCtacaaagccaaactagccatacaatcaaccaaattgaatttctcatctttttacgagaacactcaatgcttagtgaggcatgaggtccggttactcaatgagaagctcaaactgattttttttttctttttttttttaaagccatGGTTTCCTCAAAAATTCATCCTACGAATCTCAAGACACACCCTActcaattcaaatctcatacctcacagattctatactagtgtgcttgtgatgatcaactcagacatgtgaagtctttctaatcaaatcaaatgagtcaaatgactcagatttctaatgacatgatgTGTTCAATAAGTTAAACAAACCAATGACATGTAAACCACggttatgatgtaactcatgctcaatcaacaacatagaatttttttttttttttttagcacataaaaacaaacaaataacacaaacaaacaaacagagtaTTGTTctacacccccaaacttaaatgacacattgtctccaatgtctgccaagagatacaataccatGGGATGAGGCAATCGGAGTGTGCAAAGGTCAGGGCGTcctccaaacttgaacaccaaaacatcTGTCAAAAACTAATAGCAATATTCTCTTACAGTAACTAGCATCAAAAggttaattgctgttagaaacaaaaataaaataaaatgacacaaaaataaaatgacaaaagaaaaagactcaaaaataaaatgcggaaaataaaaaatataaaataccgCACTTTTCCCGATCTTTTGGGTGTCtgaccaatcccttccaccctttcttcttaaaaatttgataaccctctggaaggatgtttagCCGTCTCACCTAgccactacaagaaattaggtttttaggggcgactcaaagtcgcccctaaaggtcctaaagtggacgctgttgacaacagcgtcgacttttcgaccctaaaggtgtcgacgctaatagtccgaccctaatgatcaaatgtctgattatcagcgtccacttaaaagtcgaccataatgatcacttttagcgtccactttatcgaccctaaaagtcgcaatgttttgaccctaaagataaTGTAAACGGAAGCAAAaatcgaccctaatagtcaagcattagcgtccacttttagttaaccattagggtccactttgtcgaccctaatggtcctttaaaaaaaataataataataactatcagcgtccaaaccaaagtggacgctaatagttaaccattagcgtccacaaagtcgaccctaatggtcctaaaaaattaaaaaaaaaaaattaactatcagcgtccacttagagtcgaccctaataatcacttttagcgtccactttatcgactcTAAAAGgcgcaatgttttgaccctaaagatgatggaAGTAGTCGACGCttagtcaaccattagcgtccacaaagtggacgctaatggtccaaaaaatttttaaaaaattgactatcagcgtccaaattaaagtggacgctgatagttaaccattagggtccacttctaatggtcctaaaaaaaataaaaaaaaaataaaaaaaaaaaatctgcgatcgatcgcactccaagtgcgatcgatcgcaacgtcagtaggttttcgatctcaaaatgtagaaaacctactgacgttacgatcgatcgcacttggagtgcgatcaatcgcaacgtcagtaggttttcgatctcaaaatgtagaaaacctactgacgttgcgatcgatcgcacttggagtgcgatcgatcgcaacgtCAGTAGATTTTTTACATTTTGAGATCAATCGCACTGGATTTAGAAAAATCCCTGGACCAATACTACCGGAGCATATCTTTATCAATGTACACTGTCAAGGTCATGATCCAAGTTGTGCCGAGAATACTAAAGCCAAAAATAAGGGAATAAATCAAACATATCAAAATTTCTCGATAATAACATGATGCCAAATGCGTGTGTTTAGTGGTGATGTTTCAATCCAGAATTGCTACTCAGCTAAAAAAGCCATGGAATCATACTTTATGATAAAAtaaccaacaccaacaccagcAAAAGCCCAAGTAAATTGATATTCAACATTCCTAAAAGAACAAGCAATGGTAAACTCCGCACACACTCCACCTTTTCCACCACCCTTGTATCCCATAAAAGCGAAATCCCACCCGAAGCCCCTTCTAGAGTCTAGACATCGTCAATCCTCAAGTTGGCAGCCCCACCCTGGATGATCTATAGAATTCCATTGACCCCTCTACTAGAAGCAGAGCTTCCATGGTCTCCAGCAGCCATTTCACACTAACACAACCTAGAGAAATAGAAAACAGTGACATGCattctttgcttggtcggccaCTTTAGGGAAGATCCTCACTATGGACGACTTAAGGAAATGACATTTAATAGTAGTAGGTTAGTTGCATGTGCAGGAAGAGTAAGGAATTAGTAGGACACCTTCTACTCCACTGCGAGATTGCTTATGCCTTACGGAGGCCTATTTTTGACCTCTATGGATTACAGTGGGTCATGTCGTGGAGAGGAGTGGATCTCTTTGCATGTTGGAGAGGGCAAACTGGTTCTTCTCAAAATGTAGCAGTATGAAAGATAATCCTGTCTTCCTTGATGTGGTATatctagagagaaagaaatgattgtaGCTTTGATGATTGAGAGAGAACGGTGGTGGATCTAAAGttcttcttcaaaatcctaTACCAATGGAAAACTGCCTATGATTGTCTTTGTATTACTAgatatcatgattttctttatcttttttcttgctCTGATTAGAtgattctcttgtatacttcttatgtACTTGGATTGCGCCTttcgcttttaataaaattttgattaatttgaaaaaaaaaaaaaaaaaaaaccctttaatGGGAAACTATTTACTTGATGCTATTGACTCAGTAACATCGTTCTTAAAATACACACTATTAGAAGCTTATTATACAggccaagaaaaagaaaacatctaCAACCCCATAAATGCAATACCTTTGAAGAATCTTTAAGATGTGCCTTTAGACTCATAACTTGAAGCACAATTACATGAATCAAAGGCATCNNNNNNNNNNNNNNNNNNNNNNNNNNNNNNNNNNNNNNNNNNNNNNNNNNNNNNNNNNNNNNNNNNNNNNNNNNNNNNNNNNNNNNNNNNNNNNNNNNNNaaagtcgaccctaatgatgcgtcttcagcgtccactaaaagtggacgctattgctcatctattttaattttttatttttttttcaattttttctacGTACCCTTTAGGGTCGACTGTGTcaaccctaatacttaagtattagggtcgactttgagagtcgaccctattgatcttttatttggtttttttttttttaagcttttagcgtccactgaagtggacgctattggtgtaCTATCAGGGTCGACTATTGTGGacactaaaatttttttcttggccCCTTAAATTTTTCGCACCCCTTTAATAATTCCCgcgtgtatattagggtcgacttattagagtggacgctaatagtcaacctttcgacccattattagcgtccacttttatgtggacgctaataattgactattaggggcgacttttaaaagtcgcccctaatagttgagtattaggggcgactataaagtcgcccctaataagtcgcccctgatgagtcagtttcttgtagtgatatTAGAAAGTCAAATTGTAAGAACAAGACCAGTACTATACACGCTCTCTAGAAGCCATGAAGAAATGTAGTGTAGGGTTCGTTTTCTCACCATATGTTccattttgaaatatttaaattttttgtattgaaaagtgaaaaaattttgtttttgtaatattttttttatttgaataataataaaaattaaataatgtggcataaaaagtgaaaaaaaaaagaaagaatattttatgttgatttttttagaaaaatcacaaaatagTTTGCCAAACAcctttttaaccaaaaaaaaaaaaaaacaaacgataTGATTAACAAATAATCCGACACTCGAAAATATTTTGACTTACGTCGCATCACAATTTAAAGGTAAGGAACACGGTCTGAATTAAGGAAGGAACCCAGTATGCAGCGAATGGAGACCACCAAATAATTAAcgtttgaaaattatatatatgaccAAATGCACATGTAAACAAACACCCAATTCAATTCTCCCATATACTAAAACGTCAAATTGGAACACCGTCAAGACGCGTACTAGACACGCCCTCTAGATGTTGAAATAGTCCAAGCTATGTTGCATTATAAATATCCGATGCGTGCTCAACTTTGTTTTTCATCACACAGTTATCTTCTTCATTCATTCATTGTTCACAGCAACAATATCCCAAGATGGCTGCACTTTGCGTGAAACAAAATCTTCTAACACTTGTTGCAGTCGCATTAATCTTAGCAGGATATGTGAAGGCTCAAAGTTGTGGATGTGCTGCAAACGAATGCTGCAGCCAATATGGGTACTGTGGCACCACCAGTGAATACTGCGGCCAGGGGTGCAAAGAAGGCCCTTGTACTACTACACCTTCAAGTGGTGTTTCCGTGGGTGATATTGTGACGGATGATTTCTTTAACGGGATACTTAATCAGGCCAGTGGATCAGATTGTGCAGGGAAGAGCTTCTACACCAGGGCTGCATTCCTTGATGCTCTTAATTCCTACACTCAGTTTGGCACAACTGGGACTGCTGATGATTCTAAGCGTGAGATTGCAGCTTTCTTCGCCCATGTCACCCATGAGACTGGATGTAAGATCTTACTccctctctctatatataactTATTCAATTCTGCACGTTTTCACTTCATTAAATTATTCTTCATGCACCCGAAACATTCCAATATCTTAcaagtaatactatttagtagaaaCTCTTATACGAATTTTATACAACAAAATGGGATGACATGTCagcccttatttttttctttttcacaaatagTGTTGATCGaatgattgatttttactgtcacgtcatTCTAGCTGTATTACAGTCATATAACAATTTAcgaaatagcattactcatatctAATATGATAGTAATGTTGTTTAATAGATTGTTATACAATTGCCATACAACTTGATGTTATAGCACTGGAAATCAACCTTTGAATCATaactaaaaaaccaaaaagaacaaaagactCTTTTCAGTGCGATGTCATCTGAGTTGTTAGGCTAAACAGCATTACTAATCTCTTATTCGTTGATGTCACTTTAAACGAAATTAGATTGCATCTCTAATTCATAATAATATACCTTAtttcataacaactaacaaagaaatGAGGTTATTTCGTTATGATCAGAGAAACATATAAACTATATCACTGCATAGGCgattagttttttatatattgttGCAGCACTACATATATAATCTAAcatatatgatttatttaattggaATGAAAACGTTTATGTACATAAATTATAACCGAGTTATATATTTGCAAAAGATTTTAATGGGATGTGCATCTTTAGCTATATATTACACTGTAAAAAGAAGCACATATTGAAGCAAATTGTTTGTGTTTGGGCAGCTCTCTGCCACATAGAAGAGACAGATGGTGCTTCCAGGGACTACTGTGGCGAGAGTAACACACAGTATCCATGCAACCCAGACAAAAATTACTTTGGTCGTGGACCACTTCAGCTAACCTGGAATTACAACTATGGAGCAGCCGGAAATAGCATTGGGTTCGACGGATTAAACGCTCCTGAAACAGTGGCCACAGATGTCGTTGTTTCATTTAAGACAGCCTTGTGGTTTTGGATGAACAATGTTCACTCGGTTCTAAGCCAAGGATTTGGGGCAACAATTCGGGTGATTAATGGTGCAGTTGAATGTGATGGTAAAGAGCCTGAATTGTTGTATTACAATCAATACTGTAGCCAATTGGGTGTTGCTCCCGGTGATAATCTCAGTTGCTAGGATTCTTAACCTCTCTTTAATTTCTTGGatacaaagaaataaagaatgtCAAATAAATTAGGTGAATGAGAACTATCTCTTCTTGTATTGCCCATAAGTCTTTGTGGGCATTTGATGGCCTCATTAATTCTAATTTGCTGTTTGCTTTCTATGGTCATCCATCAATTTTGGCTCTATAAAGTCTTTGTAGCTAGATATGATTGtgtttttcaaaacttaaattTATCACATcttcaatcatgttgtgccacatcatgttgtaaaagtttttttgtaaaatttgtttgtaagcctagcattcctccaATTAAAAAGCATGTCTCAACATATATATGtagtttattttttgggaaaaatgcacAATAAGTccatgtggtttacctgatttgtaattaactctttgtgatatcaaaatgaactcaaatgtccctgaggtatgccaaaaaaataatttactcccTACAGTTAAATTCCTTgaactgacttaacagattatgataGCATGAACCGTTAGAGCCAATTAAATCAGtgttaaaagtatatatattgagtTTATGGTTGCATTTGGAAATTAATTGGAATGTTATATTAACATCTTAAAATATGTAAGCGCTTCCAAGCTAACAGTTAAATTCCTTTCTTGCTCAATTTATACACTCTTAATTATTAGGAAAGGgggaaaattaataattaataactaAAAAAGAAGTTCGATATGCACTGCATGCCttcatatttgatttttttttttttttagaaaagtttatatacccccctcaaacaagaacccaattga from Corylus avellana chromosome ca1, CavTom2PMs-1.0 encodes the following:
- the LOC132184059 gene encoding endochitinase EP3-like, whose protein sequence is MAALCVKQNLLTLVAVALILAGYVKAQSCGCAANECCSQYGYCGTTSEYCGQGCKEGPCTTTPSSGVSVGDIVTDDFFNGILNQASGSDCAGKSFYTRAAFLDALNSYTQFGTTGTADDSKREIAAFFAHVTHETGSLCHIEETDGASRDYCGESNTQYPCNPDKNYFGRGPLQLTWNYNYGAAGNSIGFDGLNAPETVATDVVVSFKTALWFWMNNVHSVLSQGFGATIRVINGAVECDGKEPELLYYNQYCSQLGVAPGDNLSC